GATGACACAATCCCCAGACCTCCACGCTCCGCCTTCCAACAGCCCAAATCCTCATTAGACCCTCTGAACCTCCTCGTTGCTTTCAGCAGCTTGACTTTTCAATTTAATCACCAACACCACagtgtcatttttatgtttatgtgaTTTCAAAGGGGTGGATTTTGCAGAACAGCAACAAaagctgaaaagaatgaaaggaaGTCaaaggaacaggaagaaacatacAGATGGGATAAAACAATTGCATGCTCACAAATACACTTTACACGCACACTGACTTTGTAAGTGCTAAGGCAGAAAAGTCAAGCTTTTACTCAGTAACGATTACTTTCATTAAATCTAAATGATGTTATGGGAGAGACAAAAAACGAAGCAGGAGACGGCAGCATAATCGGGCTGTTAGTCCTGAAAGATAAAGCTTCAAAACAGCTGATTCCTACAGTATTCACATTAACCCAGTTGGATATAGTTTCCTATCACCACCTCCTAtgtgtctttttcttctctctctctttctgtccttCGACAACTCTAGTTTGCAATGTAggattgttttgtttccagatttttaaaaatcactccAGATTAACAGAACTCTGAtctgatgtttgtgtttggagTGCTCGTTTAACTTTCTGAGGCCTAAGTCATAACTGACAGTGATCCTAAACCTATGGAATCAATACGTTGGCCCGAGACTCAGCAAAAGTCTTGgttcatattttgcttccaaggaactagagttttatttttagtggtcttgagcaatgtCTCGCCAGGATTTCTGAAagtattttaaagcttttctttggacattggctgctttttcactcattttcagcccAATCTTTGTACCTGACCATATTCacaggattttttaaaatctttaaaccACTGAACCTATTACTCATTCAAATACTGAAAagcagtgttgtgtttacacataACAGATAACttagcaaaaacaaaatctttagGCACTtgtttgacagacataaaatagtatttttttgtttgtttctttgtttttatttcaaccAATAAGGTGATTTTCAAGCGCTATTAGCTGAGCTCTCAGAATATCTCTACACTGTGTGTGGTGTATACTTGAAACATCTAAGGAAACTGGTCAAGTGTCAGGTCTAAAAACTACATTGAGCAgcactgtatttccatgtttgtttgcacatttcaataaattgctgcacccATTTTCCATTGTCCtaacaaaatctaaagaaacaaGATGTGACTCAATAGTTttgcatgtatatatattttttcaattGTACTTCAAAGTCTTGGTAATCAGGGGACAAAACTAGCACATTTGTTCTAACTAGCACACACTGAATAGTATTTAAACTAGTTAACCTCACTGGGTTAATGCCCTGATTACAGCCATCCTTTAATGAATACATCACCAGTTTCTCTTCAGTTCATAtaacaataaaatgtaaataactgaatattttatgaaagaaaatcacagtaaacttcactgaaacacTATTGAATTATAATAAATGAGCTGTAACTAATCAGTACTTCTACAGTTCTCCAAAGTCGTGTGATCAGATAAGTGCCAAAAGCTTCTCTGTTATAGTAGCGAGCACTTTTATTGTTTCAGTCTCTGAACACACCTGGCTCCCatcatttaaaacacattatgggtggcacagtggtgcagtggttaccACTGTTGTCTCTCTTTATGTGGAGCTTACATGTTCTGTGCCTGTGTTGGTTCTCTCTGgattcttcccacagtccaaagacaagcAAGTAGGTCtctctgtgttatctttgtgaTAGACTGGCAAGCTGTCCGCCTCTCTCCCCATAAAAGCTGAGACAGACTCCAGCTCCCACACAAGCCTGACTTGGATtagcggaaaaaaaaaaaggctggacATTAAATACTAAATCAgcttattttttatattatttctgtTTAATATAAGACCCCAAACAACAAGAAGTCAATTAAAGCCTTTAAGCACAATATTATTTTACAACACAAAGTAATAGTGCATCTTTACAGGTGAGACAGTCAATGATAATCATTGTGGTGGAGTTTGAGTGCACCGTTATCTGCCACGTGATGATGTTTTAATTGTGGTTCCTTTGTGACTGGAGCACTCGTCACGTCTGCTCAAGCTtgattcctctttttcttcctgaaaAGGAAACATGAGAATTCAACCTCCTGTCGTGTTATTTTCACAACTACAGCAACTAAAACATAACGAGGCAAAGACCAGACCTTCAGCAAAGCCTGCAGAAGATCCCAAGAAGGCAACAGACAGACTGCTTCTCCCAGAAACGCGATGAGGATTTGAAACACATCAGACCAGTATCCCATTGCAAGCATGAGGACGAGCAAGGCTCCCAGCCGCATAACTACAGAGTGTAGGAGGGCCGCTGTGCCTGTCTGCCGATGCTCATCCTCTGCAAGTACAGATAGAAAAGTTACACAATGATCCCAAAAAGCCTTGGCTTTGTGCTTACTGATTTTATAGGCTGTGTTTTTGCCATCAATTCTAAGTTTTTAATTCATATATGttgctttttacatttatagGGCTTCATTTCATCGCTTATGGTCtacttttatttcttaaatccatataatattatttaaatctatttaaatatttttattattacttaaCACTGCGTGGGTACTTTCCTCTCTGAGGATTAATTAAGTTCCACTCTCAGCAGCACTGACCATCACCTTGAATATACACGAGCAACATAATGTAACAGAGCGTCAGCAGAGTCCAGAACTTCATAGCATCCTTCTGGGACAGGAAGTGGTCATAAATCGTAGTGGTGGAAGCAACACTTGCTACAGCAAAAGCCAAGACAACCGCTCTTTGCAGTGAAGCCAGTATGGTGTGTCCGGAGGTTAGAAGAGTGATGCACTTCCCACAGTACTGTTTAGTGCTGTGCAGCGGGTAGAGTCTGGCCACATGGATCCACAGACTGTGGCTCAAGCTTGCCAGTTTCCAGCTGAGAGCAGCTGCCAGAAATAAGCTGAGGGAGCTGTGTGGAGCCCCCTGTTGGAGGAAGATCAGAGTGCCGGTGAGGCTACAACCCAGGGAGAACTGGCTCTGGATTAGGATCATGTCTAGACCTCTGCCACTGGCATCCTGCGTTAAGAGACGTGGATTAGAAATGTGTAATGAAAGAACACTCTAAAGCAGATacataaaagcataaaacaatGCATAAATATAGCTGCAGTATTTGTTAAGGAGGAGCTCACCAGTCCAGCTGACGTCCAGGTAGAAACAGCCCTGAGGGAAAACTCCAGCACTATCAGGGAGAAAACCCTCGAGCCCATCAGAGAGAGGACGACAGTCAGAATCCAGAACTGGAGGGATGATCTCCAGTTCCCTCTCAGAGACGTGCCCAGTGAGGATGACCTGGGTTTGCTTCCATTTCCAGAGTCAGAATCACTGTGTGCAGACAAAATAGAATAACTCCAACGCTCTTGAAAATCAAGCTATGCTTTCCCTTTTTCCTCTCAAAGGGTGAACTCACTTGGAATTTTGAACAAAATTGTAGACTCTTAGCAGGTTGTACAGCACTGATATTCCACATGCACCTACGagccctttaaaaaaacacaaccaaaAATAAGCCAGTAAAGAGGAGACATGACATTGAAAAGTGCTGAGAATTTAACCATAATCAGAGAAAACTTGTTATCAGACCTTGAAGAAAGCAATCAAATGGTTTTGAATCAAAAGGTGTCCATCCAGTGGTTCCCAGGATCAAGGGGAGAAACATCTTTATGGTGTTCTTGTAACGTTTCAGCAATAACACTCAAAGTGGTGCTACAAATTAGTGACTTTGCCCTTATTTCTTCGAGCTGATCAGGTTTTAGTAAGCTCCATCCACCCAAAGGTACAAAGGTGAAACGTGATATGGCTACAGCTTTTAGTCAAATCAATTCTTGATGAAAGGGGTTTCAAATCCTCTCAAGAAGAAACCTTTAACCCCAGTCAATTAaatcatttcaaagaaacagaaaacaccacAGATTACAATGGTTTTAAAGCAGTGTATTCAAAAGATTCACCACCTATccagagaacaaaaacaaaccagacagGTTTCTTACAAAAAATCTTTATTAGGACTATTCAttgcttttaaagttttaagtACCAGTAGGTTAAATTTCTGCACATAAAAAATTGAAATTACAAATGTAATTCTTGGCTTTAGTTACATAAGTTCAAGtcagtgaatttaaaaaaagaaaatcccatcaggttgttttttttaaatacaacagACAAGGCATCTAGACAGTGTAATAAACATGGCAAACAATTGTTTGCTTTAATGATGATGACTTGTTCTTCAAGTTgaccacattcacacactgatgagTTAACAAGCAAATTCCTGCGAGACTTAAGCTTGaggtataaaaaaaaccctaatcaAAAAATGTATACACTCGAGACATATTTTTAGAGAAAGATGTCTTCCAGTATGTGCGTAACATGCCAGTCTTGATTAAGTGCTTCAagtgttcattttctgtgcTAGATGGGAGAGAAAAGCTTGCACTTAAAGTGTaaatagtttgacattttgttCATGTTTCTTTCTGGAAAAGAGTAAGATCAGATGTTTGATATGGCACCCAGTGTCCGTTGGTTAAATATAAAGCCACAGCCAGCAGGCATgtgcttagcttagcataaagactaAAAATGAAAGGCAACAGCTAGCTTGTCAGAGCTACCAGCAGCTATCAGTACCTCTAAAGTTTACCAGCATTTTATAtctgtgtgtttaataaaaactgTTGAAACAacagtttgttattttatatgCAATTATTATGCTTCTAAGGAGTTACCATTAACTATTTTATTAACTTTGCCCAGAGCTAAACTAGCTGTTTTTATGCTAAGATAAGTTAACCAGATGCTAGCTTCATATTAACCATAAAAACGTCCATGAACTATCTCATTTCACTCTCggaaagaaaagtaaataagTTTACTTCCCAAAATGTCACACAGTTGCTTTAAATTCAGTGCTTCATTAACTGAGAGAGCACTCTAACAGCTGTAGCAGAGCCCAGTTGTGCTTTCAGTGTGCAAGTATGGGTGCTTCAGCTCTACTTATCCGTCACTGCTTGTTGCCTCATCAGATCCCAGAACAGCATGCTTAGCACCGTGTGCGGGGCCAGTCGCAGGAACACGGGGCCCATGCCTTTATACAAACCCAGCAGGCCCTCCGCTCTGCACACCTTCAGCATGCAGTCTGAAAATCCATGATACAGACGACCCTACAAAACAGATGTAAAAAACACAGCAAGTCTTTCGTGAACTGAAATAAGCTGAGTTCCTTTATAGTCACTCTACACAACACAATAAGATTCAAAGGCAGTTTCTCCTTAAATACATACCTAATATgagaaaaagatgaaataatatatctataaaaatatataaattagatGATAAAGGTCAatacaaatatataatatagaTGAAATGATTTCatattgctttttttaatgacggtatgcttttttttttagattgtgaAACTAATGAAAATGAGGACAACTGTGTTGAAGACAGACTCACCTTACGCAACTCATCCACCGGCTGGTTGTAGAGCCGAGTACTAATGACATCAAATGGTGTCATGGTAATGGCCACAGCAACTCCACTGACTGCAGCTGCCATCAAGACTGCGAGCCAGCTGTTTGGACTGAACCACTGAAAGGACACAAAGAAAGATGATCCGACTTTCAACGCATGGCAGCAGCTTGGTCACATATGACATAAAACCTTCGGCTCTTTAGATAACATTACCTGAGAATGTGACACCCATTCCTTAGCTGAGGTGAAGGTTGCCAGCTGGGCAGCTGATCCCACCATGACTCTAGGCACAGCCCCATTCACACCCCTCCAAAGACCAATTAAACCTTCTTTTCGATAGATGGTAACAAAGGCATCAGACACTCCCTGaaatagaagaaaacaaaggcactggtGAGTAGAGGCTACAGATAATAACACTCAAAACCAGGTAACACTTTATAACACGGCTTGCAACTAAGGGTGTAATTCCCCTGTAATTAAATGGGATTTAAATTGCATTTAATTGCATTTACCTACAAATATTCAAAGGTAGGTACACTAGAATAAGAGGGTAACAAGTcaggtttttacaggaaaaaaagaaataattattcTGTaagtttattctttatttaaaatctctttttgtcacggttctgggtctttCTGACCCAGCTTTTTGagttcttgtgttttttcttggTCCTTTGTTGTACTGTCTTTGTTATTTCCCTAGGTTTCAGTTATGGTTATCATGAGTTTAGTTCTTAAGTTTAGTAATATGGCTTCACTGTGTTCCATGATGtctactgtgcctttctgtaccatgtttcaggttccaatgttctgtctccccagtccctgttaagtttacatgtctggagttcagtcagtgtgtttcctgttttactttgaaggtccgtgtctcatgtcagtgtttctagttttgcttcccttgtctcgtccagcctgattactcccagctgtgctctccttctgtgtctcattccctcgttatccctcagtgtatttaagccctgtgtttcgcTTTGTCAGTGGTGTAGTCTCCCTCATGGCTGTGTGGCCATGTCCCTTAGTTAGCCATGTCCCTTAGTTAGCCATGTCCCTTAGTTAGCCATGTCCCTTAGTTAGCCATGTCCCTTAGTTAGCCATGTCCCTTAGTTAGCCATGTCCCTTAGTTAGCCATGTCCCTTAGTTAGCCATGTCCCTTAGTTAGCCATGTCCCTTAGTTAGCCatgtcccagtttagtttttgtgacattctgcaataaagcagctttttgagtttaattcCTGTGTGGtaagttttgcgtttgggtccttctcctgcctgcacacagccaaaaCATGACACTTTTACTAAAATTTGTGAACAAGAATTTGCGAAAATGAATACCTTAGTAAAAGTATTTGTCTAAAGCCAGAAATAAAGGTAATAATATTCAGGCAAAACATTCAGGCAGCCTGAAGTAACTTCATGCAACCCATTTAAATTTGCCTTGAATACATTAAGTCAGACCatcactttctgtttttgttaattcTGCAGCTGATTTCAGGAGGAATTAGCTGTACATTTGAACATACACATGTATGTATGGAGCTGTATTTATTAACCTTTGATAATGCATTCATTTTGGCACTGTTTTTGATACGCTTTTCAGTTGGAGCCTGATCAATCCTGGCATTGCCAACTTAGAATACAGGACATGCCACTGATAGCTGAACCTGGCCATTCAGTATATTCAGGTGACCTCATTCTTTGGGCACATATCACTGGTGTAGACTTGACCAGCTGAAGCATCTGCAGATTATAACACTGCCCCTGCAGGTTCTTGCAGCAGGCCCTGAGCAGGCATGATGGGTGCATCActtcatctgcctctcttcttaCGTTGATGGAGACATCACTGGGGAAGAGGATAAATCTGGACTATTTAGACCACACGATCTGTTTCTATTGTTCCtgccttttttcccctgagAGCActcttagcacttttaatttttatgtttatttaagcattgtctgacagtatgtttgcacaaaataccgcagcaatttcctaatgttgtaaacctgctcaacatttggcaataaaaccctttctgattctgataagcCTTAAAAAGATTCAGCGATTTGTTTTTAGTCCACCGAGTTTGCTTCACATCATGTGTGTTTGCAAATGTACTTTCAGTGTTAGACATATCCATGACTTGTGCTGATGACTTTTTTTATGATCTGATTTTACCAGATGTTTAAAGGATCTCCAATCACGATCACTTTTTTCCAACcacatttcttccttttttgatGATTCATCACTATCCTCCCAGGTCCTTTCAGCCCCTTTACAGCCTGAACCAGGAAATAACTGCCTGAAATtgcatgggtttttttttctttttcttttttgaaaattGAGTGTTTAATGAACcttctgaataataataaaaaaaaattaatatcaaTTAGcatattttagttttaatttgcTAGCTCTGGCATTTCGGACAGCTTTTATCCAGGTTTTGGTAGTTTCAGTAATCACCTTAGTTGTCTTTGCTTGATGAAGGCAAATAATTTAACCCATCTTTTCCACAACCACATGATGCGTCTTCTGATATGGTTGTTTGAGAAATGAGAAGCAGCTCACTACATCAGTTAGGTTTAAATAACCTGTATCCAGCTTAGCCATATTAATTATTGCAGTAAATATCCAGTGGAAGGCTCTTATTGGTTTGCTTAAGTAAATATAGGTGGAGCCTTTTTCTTTTGGCCGGGCAGATTATATGATCTGATGGTTAAAGGGCAGACACgtactgtttaaacaccatgcgTCTGCAGTTTTACTGTGCTTCTCTATAATTTAACTTATACTTTTAGTTTTATACTCTCACCACACTGCATTTTagagaaaaatattaaatacatgtCAAATACAAGTTGTATCCATTTTTTGTTGAAAACACAGGTACATAATGTTATTGATACGCAGTGCTTATAATGACCATTTTCTCCTCAGGTGCCAACAATTAACGTTTTCATTATCAGCTTTCTATCTTGGTATGTCATATTAATGGGAGTGTTATGGGCTTCAAATTTTAATTACCAAATGAAcacctgataaaaaaaaagcacaattatTATACTATAGCACATAGTTTACACCATCCTGGCCAGTTATTGTACTTTAATACACCTGTACTGACATCTTTAAACATTGAAACAGCTGGTAAGATATTCTTGTGTTTTATGTGAAATGTGTCCGTCTTACCAGGTGGTTATGCTGGTGACCTACTGCAATGGCTGCCACAGTCTGAGCCTGCAGATGGGTTTTCACCTATGAAGAAAACACAGCAAGCACgttttaaaatgcattcagGCTTATGGTTAGTGTTCAGCAGCGAGTTTCACTTAATGCTTTGCTGAAACAGAGTTCAAAGTGCACAGAGCACCAGACTTGTCACCAAGTCATTTGTTAGAATGAGTTGTGTGAGGATACCCGATAACCCTGCTAATATTCACAGGAAGGAGTTACACAACGTGCAGATCGTCAGGAGCTGGTCAAATACAGGATTCGGTGATTCATTCGCACTTTCCTTgaaaaggaagttttttttcttcttgtgaaatcatgatacatttcatgtaaaacaaaaacgcctaaataaaaaaggagaagaagcttCATCGTTTCCTTCTTGATATCAGATATGGTGTCAGTAAAATAACCTTTACTGCCTGCCGGCAGCACACAGAAGGACCCACAACATACTGTATAGGTTTG
This DNA window, taken from Astatotilapia calliptera chromosome 5, fAstCal1.2, whole genome shotgun sequence, encodes the following:
- the LOC113022460 gene encoding transmembrane protein 82-like, which produces MFLPLILGTTGWTPFDSKPFDCFLQGLVGACGISVLYNLLRVYNFVQNSNDSDSGNGSKPRSSSLGTSLRGNWRSSLQFWILTVVLSLMGSRVFSLIVLEFSLRAVSTWTSAGLDASGRGLDMILIQSQFSLGCSLTGTLIFLQQGAPHSSLSLFLAAALSWKLASLSHSLWIHVARLYPLHSTKQYCGKCITLLTSGHTILASLQRAVVLAFAVASVASTTTIYDHFLSQKDAMKFWTLLTLCYIMLLVYIQEDEHRQTGTAALLHSVVMRLGALLVLMLAMGYWSDVFQILIAFLGEAVCLLPSWDLLQALLKEEKEESSLSRRDECSSHKGTTIKTSSRGR